Proteins encoded in a region of the Paenibacillus sp. E222 genome:
- a CDS encoding universal stress protein: MLKRILVAVDGSDHAHKALEQAVDLAESLKQPASLIIVHVNPSISLNEPALGVDLEARIAEEGQHIIQPVNELLAARSVHYETLLIAGDPVNEICRVAKDRDCDLIVMGTAGKSMLAEIVVGSVSHGVLKHAGCPVMTVK; this comes from the coding sequence ATGCTGAAACGAATATTGGTTGCTGTCGATGGGTCGGATCATGCACACAAGGCTTTGGAGCAAGCTGTTGATCTGGCAGAAAGTTTGAAACAACCGGCTTCCTTGATCATCGTACATGTTAATCCTTCGATCTCGCTGAATGAGCCCGCACTGGGTGTGGATCTGGAAGCGCGGATCGCTGAAGAAGGGCAGCATATTATACAACCTGTTAATGAATTGTTAGCTGCTCGTTCTGTTCATTATGAAACGTTGCTGATTGCTGGTGATCCCGTGAATGAGATCTGCCGTGTAGCCAAGGATAGAGACTGTGATCTCATTGTAATGGGGACGGCCGGGAAAAGCATGCTCGCTGAAATCGTGGTGGGAAGTGTCAGCCACGGCGTCTTGAAACATGCAGGATGTCCGGTGATGACT
- a CDS encoding MFS transporter, whose amino-acid sequence MKREPSLPDELTSSRGGLLSQPRAVWAVAFACIISFMGLGLVDPILPAIADQLHASKSQVSLLFTSYNAVTGVAMLITGVVSSRIGVKWTLLSGILLIIVFSFLGGTSDTVGALVGYRGGWGLGNALFIATALSAIVGLSTSGTAKAIILYEAALGLGIAVGPLLGGELGSISWRGPFYGVAVLMAIAFISITFMLPKMAKPKTRSSLSDPFKALGYPSLKTLAITAFLYNFGFFTLMAYSPYVMNLDEHGLGYVFFGWGLMLAITSVFVAPRLQRRFGSVPSMSVMLTLFAIDLLVMAVGTVMGSSTTVIVAVIVAGIFLGINNTLITTAVMEAAPVERSVASAAYSFVRFLGGALAPWLAGKLSEWFLPETPFYFGALMVLIGVVVLLVRRRHLRDIDAAITHH is encoded by the coding sequence ATGAAAAGAGAACCCTCACTACCTGACGAATTGACGTCATCTCGTGGAGGACTGTTATCCCAGCCCAGAGCGGTATGGGCAGTGGCCTTCGCCTGTATCATCTCCTTTATGGGATTAGGATTGGTCGACCCGATTTTGCCTGCGATTGCAGATCAGCTGCATGCTTCCAAAAGCCAGGTATCTTTATTGTTTACAAGTTATAACGCAGTTACGGGGGTAGCCATGCTGATTACAGGTGTTGTATCCAGCCGGATTGGAGTGAAGTGGACACTGCTCAGCGGGATTCTGCTGATCATTGTTTTCTCTTTCCTCGGCGGGACCTCTGACACTGTAGGTGCGCTCGTCGGATACCGTGGTGGTTGGGGACTAGGGAATGCGCTGTTCATCGCAACTGCATTATCCGCTATTGTAGGACTGTCCACTTCGGGGACAGCCAAAGCGATTATTTTATACGAAGCAGCGCTTGGTCTGGGGATTGCCGTTGGTCCATTGCTCGGTGGTGAACTGGGTTCCATCTCATGGCGCGGCCCGTTCTATGGTGTAGCTGTTCTGATGGCGATTGCTTTTATCAGTATTACGTTTATGCTGCCTAAGATGGCCAAACCGAAAACGCGCAGTTCCTTGTCCGATCCGTTCAAGGCTCTGGGTTATCCTTCACTGAAAACATTGGCGATTACGGCCTTTCTGTATAACTTTGGTTTCTTTACCTTAATGGCTTATTCACCTTATGTCATGAATCTGGATGAGCACGGACTCGGTTATGTATTCTTCGGTTGGGGTTTGATGCTGGCGATCACGTCTGTCTTTGTCGCACCAAGGCTGCAACGTCGATTCGGATCGGTTCCTTCCATGAGCGTTATGCTGACCCTGTTCGCCATTGATTTGCTGGTGATGGCGGTGGGTACGGTGATGGGATCATCCACAACGGTTATTGTGGCTGTTATCGTTGCCGGGATTTTCCTCGGGATTAACAACACATTAATTACAACAGCAGTTATGGAAGCTGCACCTGTGGAACGTTCTGTGGCATCGGCTGCATACAGCTTTGTTCGGTTCCTTGGAGGTGCGCTGGCACCTTGGCTTGCTGGTAAATTGTCCGAGTGGTTCCTGCCGGAGACACCGTTTTATTTTGGCGCATTGATGGTTCTGATCGGGGTCGTTGTGCTTCTGGTACGCCGCAGACATCTGCGTGATATCGATGCTGCCATCACGCATCATTAA